The nucleotide window AGATAAGGGGAAACGATTCAGGAGTAAGAGCGTGATACAGGCGATCGCCGATTGGTTAGAGAGAAAATGGGTAAACCCAGCCTATGCTGGATGGTTGCTGGGTGCTCTGATGGTCTTTTTCTTTGGGGCAGCGACCAATACCATGGTGGGATGGTTATATGTGATGAGTGGTATTATCGCCGCTCTGCTGTTTATAGCTGCTATTTTACCCGTGCGATCGCTACGCGGCCTAAAGATCCATCGCCGTCGCATTCGCCCCATCAGCGCTGGCGATCATCTCACCCTTGAACTCGATATCGAAAATTGCACCAACCAACCCAAAACCCTGCTCCAAGTTCAAGACCTACTGCCCTTTGTCCTCAGTCCTCCCCAAACCACAGCGATCGCCCATATCCCCGCTCACAGCGCCTACAAGTGGATTTACGATCAACCGACCCAAAAAAGAGGAATTTATCGTTGGAGTACCCTACAGCTTAGAACAGCCGCCCCTTTGGGGTTATTTTGGTGTCGCCGTCGCCGAGAAGCCCCTGCTACGGCGATCGTTTATCCCCAAGTGTTGCCCCTGCGGACTTGTCCCCTGATTGATGACCTAGGACAGGACCAAAGCCCCAAATTTAAACGCGACCATCAGGGAGTACAAAATGCCACAGAAGGTCTGACTCGATCCTTACGCCCTTATCGCACTGGAGATCCCTTAAGGCTAATTCACTGGCGTACCAGTGCCCGCTATGGAGACTTAAGGGTAAGAGAATTGGAAATTATGGCTGGTGGTGACGATGTGGTGATTGCTCTCGATACGGAGTTTGCTTGGCATCCAGAAACCTTTGAACAAGCGGTTATTGCTGCGGCTTCTCTCTATTTCCACGCTTCCCGGCGGCAAATGAATGTTAAACTCTGGACCGCGTATACGGGACTTATTCAAGGTTATCAAGTCGTCTTAGAGAGCCTTGCGGGAACTACCTTTGGCGAACAGGCGCGTAATTTACCCAATTTACCCTTAATTGTACTCACTCAAAATAGCGATCGCCTCAAGCAACTCCCTATCGGCAGTCGTTGGGTCTTTTGGCCCCCAGGAGATTGGTCTGGTAGCCTTAAAGAAGATTTTAAGGGTTTACAAATTGTGGATGATCGCCCCCTAGAGTCCCAATTGCAACAGCCTCTTTGAGAGGATGGGGGAATGGAGAACACGGGGATGCGGAGACGCGGGGAGAGCGCTCCCTTCGACTCCGCTCAGGGAGCGCAGATGGGGGAAGATGGATAATTATTAATTATTAATTAGAAATCATGCTTTCTAAACGCTTTGAAGATGCCCTCATCTTGGCACACCAACTACACCAAACCCAAATCCGTAAAGCTTCAGGAGTTCCGTATATTGCCCATCTTCTGGGAGTTGCCAGCATTGCACTGGAATATGGTGCAACTGAAGATGAGGCAATCGCTGCCCTATTGCATGATGCCATAGAAGACCAAGGAGGAGAAGCCACCCGCGATCGCATTCGAGAACAATTTGGAGATAGTGTAACGGCCATAGTCGAAGGATGCACCGACGCTTACACCACCCCCAAACCTCCTTGGAGGGAACGCAAGGAAGCGTATCTTGCCCACCTTCCCCAAGCTTCTGCTTCCGTTCGCCTCGTCTGTGCTGCCGATAAACTCTATAATGCTCGCTCCATTGTCAAAGACTATCGCCAAGTGGGAGAGAGCATCTGGGACAGATTCAAAGGAGGAAAAACCGGAACCCTATGGTACTATCAATCCCTAGTCGAAGCCTTCCAACAAGCAGAAAATACGCCCATAGTCCAAGAACTGACGCGAGTTGTGAATGAAATGACGCTGTTAGGTAATAGGGAATAAGTAATAGTACCAGTAGTGGATTGTTTCACCTAAAATAGGGCTTTGTTTGGTGTAAGCACGAAGAGTGCTTAAAAGCCTAGCTGGAGAGGGCTAAAGCCCTCACTACCAACAAAATCTAATGCATCAAATTAGATGAAACAATCCAGATTGGTGCGTTAGCGAAGCGTAACGCACCAATCTGCTATATATGGAGTCGTTGCGTCAGTCCTAGAGTAATTGGACATTTCCCATTCCCCTTAAAACGGAGGATCTTCATCATCGTCCATTGATTCTAAATAGGACGATTCGTCCTTAATACTTTCTGGTTTAGGTAAGTCTATTTTTGCTTTTAAGTTCATTATTTCTCCATCAAAAAAATCGGCAAACCCTTCGGCTGCTTGTCTGACTTTCTGTTTTTCCCGTTGTTTTTCCTGGTCTAAACTTGGTTGTGGTGGAGGAGTTGGCGATCGCCTCGCAACTGATTCTTGCACAATCTCTGGTTTTTGAGCTGGAGGTAGTGGATTAAGAGGTATTTTTTTTTCTGTATCATCCAGAAGCTGAAATTTCAAACTAAAGGGATGATGGAAGGTTTTCTTAAAGGCTTCTTGTAGTTGGGGTTGAACACCTTTGACTAAATTTTGCGCTCCTTTCCTATTAATGCCAATCTGGGCGGTTTTATCATTTAAGCTTAATAAGCTGCAATGCTTGGAAATTAAAACTTTGGTTCCTGGTAATTCTAAGTTATCAATGACGGTTTGCCAAAGCTGTTCTAAGTTGTCAGTCTTCACCGGAGTTACCGGTTCAGTTGGTTGTGTGTCTTGTGCAGGAGAGGGTTGGGGATTTGGTTGTGGTCGAGCAACAGGTTTTGTCCCTGGAGAAATGGCGGGTTTTGGCGCAGGCAAAATACTGGCAGCAGGAGTATTTACGACAGGTGCAGGACTGGCTTGAACGGGGGGTTGGTTGGCTGAGAGTAGGCCTAATAAACTAACTTCTAACCAGAGTCGCGGTTGAGTCGTATTTTTCAGTTGAGTTTCGCTCTCTTGAAGATGGGTTTGAGCCGCTAAAATTTGGGGTAAACTGAAGTGTTGAGATAATTCGATTAAGTGCTTCCAAGTAGAAGCAGTGAGAGCCACTAAATCTTGTCTTTGCGGTGCGGTTTTAGCAATCAGTAAATCGCGATAAAAGCTAGTTAAGTTATGAAGTAAGGTTAAGGGTTCTCGTCCCCGATCTAAGATATTTTTAGTTAAGTCGAGAATATCAGCCGGATTGGGTTTGCTAATTGCCTCTAATAACTGTAATAAATCACGCTCTGGTACTGACCCCACTAAGTCCCAAACCTGTTCTGCACCCACTTCGGTTACGTCATCTGCACCGACTAATAAACTGAGTTGATCGAGTAAGCTTTCGGCATCCCGGAGTCCCCCTTGGGAAATTTGTGCCACTAAAATTATTGCTTCCTCGGTAATAGCGATCGCCTCTTTGTTCGCGATATCTTTTAAGTGATGCACCATCGACTCCAGGGGAATGCGTCGAAAATCGAACCGTTGACACCGGGAAATAATCGTTGGTAATACTCGTTGCGGATCGGTGGTTGCCAGGACAAAAACAACGCGATCGGGCGGCTCTTCCAAGGTTTTCAGCAATGAATTAAATGCCGCTGTACTCAGCATATGACACTCATCAATTACATAAACTTTATACCGACATTGAACCGGTGCAAATTGCGATCGCTCAATAATTTCCCGAATATTATCAACCCCCGTATGACTCGCAGCATCGAGTTCCATCACATCCCAAGAAGAGCCTTTTGTAATAGAGACACAAATCTCGCACTCACCGCAGGGAGTAGCCGTGGGCCCCTGGGTCTGAATACAATTGAGAGACTTGGCTAAAATCCGCGCACTAGAAGTTTTCCCCGTTCCCCTCGGCCCCGTAAACAGATATGCGGGGGCGATCTTATTCCGGTTTAACGCATTCGAGAGCGTTTGCGCGATCGCCTCCTGTCCCACCAACTGGGCAAAGGTTTGGGGTCGATATTTATGATGGAGCGGTTCGTAATTCACGGCAGAAAAAATGGCAGATTAATTGCCCAATACATCTTCAGGAGTAACAATGGTCATTTGAGGCACACGAATAAAATCATTAGGGTTAAACGTTAACAAATAGGAAATCTGATAAACATCCATAAACGCCATTAATCTCAGATCGTGCGTTCGTTTACCCTTAACTTTGTACTGGGTTACCCATTGAAACCACTGCTGAAAAATACGCTCATTTTCTTCAAGCATCCTAAATTGATCCATAAACTGTACGAGGACTTCAGCCGTCAATTCAGGAGTCCATCCTAAACCATTGACCTCTACTGGACGAGTGGCCACAACCCAAAACTCAATTAAAACTTGAGCTGTAATCACACATTGATCGCCTTGATTAAAAAGTTTAGCGATCACCCCTGATGC belongs to Roseofilum reptotaenium CS-1145 and includes:
- a CDS encoding DNA polymerase III subunit gamma/tau; amino-acid sequence: MNYEPLHHKYRPQTFAQLVGQEAIAQTLSNALNRNKIAPAYLFTGPRGTGKTSSARILAKSLNCIQTQGPTATPCGECEICVSITKGSSWDVMELDAASHTGVDNIREIIERSQFAPVQCRYKVYVIDECHMLSTAAFNSLLKTLEEPPDRVVFVLATTDPQRVLPTIISRCQRFDFRRIPLESMVHHLKDIANKEAIAITEEAIILVAQISQGGLRDAESLLDQLSLLVGADDVTEVGAEQVWDLVGSVPERDLLQLLEAISKPNPADILDLTKNILDRGREPLTLLHNLTSFYRDLLIAKTAPQRQDLVALTASTWKHLIELSQHFSLPQILAAQTHLQESETQLKNTTQPRLWLEVSLLGLLSANQPPVQASPAPVVNTPAASILPAPKPAISPGTKPVARPQPNPQPSPAQDTQPTEPVTPVKTDNLEQLWQTVIDNLELPGTKVLISKHCSLLSLNDKTAQIGINRKGAQNLVKGVQPQLQEAFKKTFHHPFSLKFQLLDDTEKKIPLNPLPPAQKPEIVQESVARRSPTPPPQPSLDQEKQREKQKVRQAAEGFADFFDGEIMNLKAKIDLPKPESIKDESSYLESMDDDEDPPF
- a CDS encoding type II toxin-antitoxin system VapC family toxin, translating into MTWYLLDTNILLRVADRTSVQHSLASGVIAKLFNQGDQCVITAQVLIEFWVVATRPVEVNGLGWTPELTAEVLVQFMDQFRMLEENERIFQQWFQWVTQYKVKGKRTHDLRLMAFMDVYQISYLLTFNPNDFIRVPQMTIVTPEDVLGN
- a CDS encoding HD domain-containing protein, with amino-acid sequence MLSKRFEDALILAHQLHQTQIRKASGVPYIAHLLGVASIALEYGATEDEAIAALLHDAIEDQGGEATRDRIREQFGDSVTAIVEGCTDAYTTPKPPWRERKEAYLAHLPQASASVRLVCAADKLYNARSIVKDYRQVGESIWDRFKGGKTGTLWYYQSLVEAFQQAENTPIVQELTRVVNEMTLLGNRE
- a CDS encoding DUF58 domain-containing protein yields the protein MIQAIADWLERKWVNPAYAGWLLGALMVFFFGAATNTMVGWLYVMSGIIAALLFIAAILPVRSLRGLKIHRRRIRPISAGDHLTLELDIENCTNQPKTLLQVQDLLPFVLSPPQTTAIAHIPAHSAYKWIYDQPTQKRGIYRWSTLQLRTAAPLGLFWCRRRREAPATAIVYPQVLPLRTCPLIDDLGQDQSPKFKRDHQGVQNATEGLTRSLRPYRTGDPLRLIHWRTSARYGDLRVRELEIMAGGDDVVIALDTEFAWHPETFEQAVIAAASLYFHASRRQMNVKLWTAYTGLIQGYQVVLESLAGTTFGEQARNLPNLPLIVLTQNSDRLKQLPIGSRWVFWPPGDWSGSLKEDFKGLQIVDDRPLESQLQQPL